The genomic DNA TGTGTATGGAGATGGACATTTTTTTTAACGATTTCTCTTATAACTGTTCCACCCATAAATACCAACATACACCCAACAAAAAATTCTAAAGTAACAGCCAATTGCTCTGATATCATTGTGTCAAGAATCAATACTGCAGAACCAAACAGGAATAAAGTGATCGTATGCCCAAGTCCCCAGGTTATTCCAAATGTAAGGCCTTCTTTAAACGACTTTGTCTTCGATGCCAGGGAAGCGACCGCGGCGACGTGGTCAGCTTCCAAAGCATGTTTCAATCCAAGAAGAAATCCAAAAATTAATGCTTGCGTCATAGGTTTTATGGTTGGTGACTATACTGCCTGGGTTTTCTTTTCAGCAATTCAATATACGATAATTATCATACCTGCTAATGGGATCCAGATAAAAATTTGTATTATTGATCCTCCTCTTTATTTGTCCGGTCCATAAACTGATTGCACTCAACAATAAATTAGTATCGATTATTTGCTTTATCTTATTGATAAATTATGTATAATGCGATCCGGTTTGCCTATGGGCAAGTGAGGTTTTATTGTTCCCCGTCGCCCAATTCCTTTGACAGACATAATTCTAATGCGGAGAAATGGCTGCATGGCTGATCCACTTCATGAAGATTCTACAAATTCTAAAAAATCTAAAAATATATACGGTCGACGATGGATATGGTTTGCCGGAGTGACTTTAATCAGTTTTTTTGGGATTGGAGCTACGCATCATTTTCAAAAAGAGCCTGTTAAACTCGCTCATAAACCTCAGGTTAAAAAACTTGATTTTCCTGCGAAGGAAGTAAAATTACCAGAACAACCTGAATCCGAAATTGAATCTCAACAGGTACCTGAAAAGGAAGTCTATCGTTTGGTTAAGGGAGATGTGACACGTAATCAAAGCTTGTCGCATTTGATGAGAGGACAAGGCATACCATTAAAAACAGTTTTTGAACTGGTAGAACAATCGCGGCCCACTTATAACCTGAGCCGACTTCGTGTTGGCCAGCCATATTCGATCAAACTGACAGCTGATAACAGGTTGGCGGCCTTCACCTATCAAACAGATAAGAATCATGAATTGCTCATTGAGCGACAAGGCTCCAGATTTGTTTCTCGCATGGTTGAGCCGCATTATGAAGCTCAGCTTGATATCCTGGAGGGTGTCATTGAAGAAAACCTGATCAACGCTGTGTTGGATGCGGGGGGAAGCTATAAGATCGCAACGGATTTAGAAGAGATCTTTGCATGGCAGGTCAATTTTTTTAAAGACCTGCGTGCAGGAGATTCATTTAAGGTTCTTGTGGAAAAAAAGTTTCTTGAACAAGAGTTTTCAGGCTTTGGAAAAATAAGGGCGGTTACCTTACTGAACCGTGGCAAAAGTCTTTCCGCAATCTACTTCAAACCTGAAGGAGAGCATGGTGGCTATTACGCTGCTGATGGGCGACCTTTGAAAAAACAATTTTTAAAGAGTCCGTTAAAATATACGCGGATCACATCCCGATTTACTCACAGGCGGTTTCACCCAATTTATAAAAAACACATGGCCCATCGGGCTGTAGATTATGCAGCTCCAACCGGAACACCTGTTTATGCCATAAGTGATGGTGAAGTGATTAATATATCCAGAAGCGCCCGGTCAGGAAAACACATTAAATTGAAGCACCCTAATGGCTATGTAAGCTCATATTCTCATTTGTCGAGATACGCGACAAACCTGTTTCGGGGAAAGAAAGTTCAGCAAGGTCAGGTGATCGGCTATGTTGGCGCCACTGGTGCCGCAACAGGACCCCACCTTTGTTTTCATCTTCGTAAAAACGGGCGGTCGATCAACCCTCTGACGTTCCAGTCGCCGGGTGGGCCTGATCTGGAAGAAAAAAGTAAGAAGGCTTTCCGATTAATTGCTCAAAAGGAAATGCAGAGGTTAAACCATCCCGAATTTTTGAAATCCCAGTTCAGTTAGCAGTCGTTTCATACCTTCCTGCCGTTGTCCCTTCTGCATTTCGTGCAAATGGCAAGACACGAATTCTGAGTTGTTTATAGTTAATTCAATAACTTATAAAAACACAGGGGAGAGCGGTTTTTGATTCTCCACTTGGAATACGGGTTTCAATAACCCATACTATATTTATGAAAACTTATGGGCCTCACAATGAAAATTAAATTTTTCCTGGTTGCTTATACCTTTTTAGTTTGTTTCCCAACTCTTGCTTTCGCACATGATGAATTGGTAATACAAAAGGAAGTGATGTATTGGACCATGGCAAGAAGCAATTTTGCCTGCACGCCACACATACAAATTGAAATTGGGGAAGATGTTCCCGATCTTCGTGATGAAGTATGTGGAACGGTTATTGGAAGTCACAGTCTGACTCTTTCTGGCCCTGCGGGAACCACAGTGACTCTTTATGGGGATTATAATTTTAAAAAAGATAATGGCTTCCTCACTATTAGAAAAAAAGACGACCAGATGCTTTGGTTGATGGACTTAACTGTGTTTCCGGATGGCCAATGGTTTACCTCGGAAGCTGATCAGGACTCTGGCGCCTTTGATATTTTTTATAAAGCTAACCCAAGATTTGAACGAATTGTGTCTTCTGTTCAATGGGGTGATAGTAGTTAAGAGCTTATCTTTTCAATTAAAAAGCATCCCTCTTTTTTAAACATTCAATCAGGTTATTTATTTCCCCAAACCTTCTTAACCTAAGATAACCATCAATTCAGCATCAAAAACAAAAGTGGAGTTGAGGGGCGAACTAATAGTTCAGCTTTATGGTTAATGTCCGCTTTGGATTGCGGTTTCAACCGACTGCTACAACACAGGCATTAATACTCACTTGCCTAGGTTGCTATTGGAATTTAGAATAACACTACTCCACTTGATTCCAACTAAGAAGGCTAAATCTCTGACTTGGAAGGTGAGAGGAGGAAATTCTGGGCTAGGCTGAAAACTTTGCTTTTTTTAGTGGATACCAATAATTAATAGGTATTAGATTTTAAAAATCTGCCGTTAATAAAAGAATGAGTAATGAAAATAGCTGTGCAAAAAATTGGCTTCAAAATACAGCTATATTTGTGCTTGGTTTAATTTTTACTTTATTAATTGGCGAATGGTTATTTCCAAAACTACTGAATAAAGTACCTTTTCGCTTGTATGGAGGTATCGATAATAATTTAAGAGTTTTAGCTCAATATTCTAAGAAATCGGTTATTCCCAATGACTACATAGCTATCTTTGGAGACTCTAACTCAGTAGGAGTGGGAGATTTATATTTTGACCTGACAAGAAATTCCAAGAAATGGTATCCAGACTATTCTCCAGCCCACTTCTTACATAGAAAACTAGAAACTGATGTTGTCTCATTTGGTTTTGCTGGGGCAGGAAGTTTTGATGGTATTTGGAAAGGACCTAAGGATCAATTTGAATATATAAAGTCAATGGGGTTTAACCTGAAACCACCAAAATCTATTTTGATATTTTTTTACGAAGGAAATGATTTAGGGAATAATATTCAATATCTAAATAAATTTTACAAAGAAAGTGATGACTTTTATGAGCTGCTAAATGTAGTGAAACTGAATGAATGGTTGGAGCGGCACCAAAAAGATTTCTTTAAAAAAAATGATATTGCGTTTGAAAAGAAGTTTGTTTTTGTTAACTTTTTAATTCAATCAATTAAAAATATTTATTTGGAAAATTCAAAAAAGATTAAACCTTATATATCTGCTACGGCTGAAGAAAAACTTTTTTCACATGTAGTTATCAATGGCACACCCTACCCTTTATTTAATTCACAGGGCAGCACCATATTCCCAAAGAATTCGGTTACCCATATTGTTAAAAGTGGTGAGGCCTTCTCCGTACCTTCTTCAAGTCGCATTCAAATACCAGAAAAGTCTCTTAACGAAGCAGTTGTGGGTGGAAATAGGGTTGCTTTGCCGGGTAATTTGCAAGCTCCTCCAATTGTAATAGGGAGTAAAACGGGTGATATAAAAGGTGGACAGTTTAAGGAAATGTTTAAGGCCAGCCATTTTATATTTGAATATTCAATAAGAAAATTGAAGGAGCTTTTTCCTGACTCTGAAGCACATATTTTTTACTTACCATCTACTACATCCTCTTATGAAATAATTTCACATTTCACATCTATAAATTCTGATATGGGGATACCTTCTATTGTTAATAGCGACCTGCTAAGTAAAAGACATCTGGAAGTCTGCAGGGAAATTTTAAAAACAGCAAAAAAACTTAACGTTTCATTTTTTGACACAACACCATTTTTGCGGGAGGCAGGCTCAAAAGGATATATTCATGGCCCAAAAGATTGGGCGCATTTTAACGAATCTGGCTATAAGGCTCTTTCAGATAGCATTTCAGAATTTCTACTTTATCCAGATAGGCATTATCAAAACTGCGCAACATAACAGACCTTACTATTATTATATGACCGCTTTGGGTCGGAAGCTGTCAATTAGGGCTTTCTAGTTCAAAAGAGACAAATATATGGGGAATTCCATATTAAAACCATCGAGCTTGCTTTAGGGGGTGATCTGACTGCAGGTCACTTTGGGTGCTAGGGAAAATTTAGGTAAGCATTTGAAATAAAAGAGAAAGAAATTGGCACGCCCGAGAGGATTCGAACCTCCGACCTACGGTACCGGAAACCGCCACTCTATCCAGCTGAGCTACGGGCGCATAGTTTTTATAATTGATCAGTAGCCCCCGTCGAACCCCGCTACGTTCCCGACCTGACGGCTAAGTTCCTGAGAGAACTCTTTAATCATCTTTAAGCGCCATGTCCACCACTGTGCTTCAGCTGTTAATTCTTCCGAGGCATTTGCGGGAANNNNNNNNNNNNNNNNNNNNNNNNNNNNNNNNNNNNNNNNNNNNNNNNNNNNNNNNNNNNNNNNNNNNNNNNNNNNNNNNNNNNNNNNNNNNNNNNNTAGCCCCCGTCGAACCCCGCTACGTTCCCGACCTGACGGCTAAGTTCCTGAGAGAACTCTTTAATCATCTTTAAGCGCCATGTCCACCACTGTGCTTCAGCTGTTAATTCTTCCGAGGCATTTGCGGGAATGTTGATGGTGTATTCTTTGTTGGTCTCGTCAAAAATAACTTTAATGTCAGGTGCCACTTTCAACCCATGCTCTTCAAGGATTTTAATAGGGTCCGCTGCCAGAGATTTTTTGAATGATTCATCGGTAACCGCTTTCGCCGCCACGGTTTTCCAATTGTCATCCAGTTCTTTTTTTCTGATGGGATTGATCGGGGAAGTGGAACCCGTGGTACCCAGTATTTCACTCATACATGATCCTTTTCGCTAGTTTCAATAAGTTTTATTGTTGAATGATTAGAAAATCATACAGGATTCTCCAGTCCTTTTCTATATAACTTTGGTCAGGTGCTGCGGATCAGCTCTTCTGCTTTCTTAAGAGCTTCATCAAGCTTATCAACCAGTGAGCCTCCTGCTTGAGCCATATCGGGCCTTCCTCCACCGCTTCCTCCTACAATCACGGCTATATTCTTAATGATATTTCCCGCATGGTATTTTTGGGTCAGGTCTTTGGTGACCCCTGCAGCCATGGAAACCTTTCCATCAGTCACAGAACCCACAACAACGATTCCCGATTTTAACTGATTTTTGGCATTATCGATAAATGTGCGCAGGGTTTTAGCGTCCATGCCCTCCAGCTTTTTGATGACAAGCGAGACATCTCCCACTTTTTGCACTTCATCCAGTCCGGAAGACTCCTTACCACTAACCATTTTTTCTTTGAGCGAGGTGATTTCTTTTTCCATTTGCCGGTTTTTTTCCAACAGTTTTTTAAGTTTGATCACTTCTTCGTTGGTGGGTGCTTTCAAAAGTCCACGAACAGCGGCAAGAGATTCCTGCTCGGCCCGAATCGTTTCGTAAGCGGTTTCTCCGGTTACAGCTTCTATACGGCGTACACCTGATGCAATTCCTCCCTCCGAGGTGATTCGAAACAACCCTATATCACCGGTCGCTTTGACGTGAGTTCCTCCGCATAATTCTTTACTAAAACCGGGCACATCGACAACACGTACGGTGTCACCATATTTTTCACCGAACAGGGCCATGGCACCTTCTTTAATGGCGTTGTCGATATCCATTTCCTGAGTTGTCACCTGAATATTATTGCGGATTTTTTCATTAACACGCGATTCGATTCGAACTTTTTCTTTATCTGTCAGGGGTGAAAAATGTGTGTAATCAAAACGCAACCTGTCCGGTGCTACCAGTGAGCCGGCCTGTTTAATATGCTCACCCAGGACTTCCTTGAGAGCCGCGTGCAAAAGATGGGTTGCTGAATGGTTGAGTGCAGTGTCTCCTCGGGTATGGTTGTTAACTTCCAGAACCAGGTTGTCTCCTTTTTGAAGAGTGCCACGCACAACTTTTGCTTTATGAACGATTAAACCGGGTAAAGGCTTGGTCGCGTTTACGATCTCCAGTTGCACATTTTCATTAGAGGCCTGGCCAGCATCGCCAACCTGCCCGCCAGACTCCCCATAGAATGGGGTCTTGTCGGTAAGAAACTCTATTTCTTCTCCGGTGTTGGCTGAATCAACAGAAGTTTGATTTTTTAATATGGCCATAACCCGTCCTGCGCCTTTGGTGTTTGCGTAACCCTCAAAAATAGTCATTGAAGAAGATTGCAGAAACTCTTTATAAAAGGGGGCAACTTCTTTTTCTCCTGACCCTTTCCATGAAGCCATGGCTTTTGTTTTCTGCTCATTCATGGCTCTTGTATAACCTTCCATGTCGAGCTTCAATCCATTATCTTTTGCTGTTTCTTCTACAAGGTCAGTGGGGAAACCATATGTGTCATAGAGTTTGAAAATTTCCTCTCCAGGTATGGCGGTGAGTTTTTCATTACGCACCTTTTCAAGAATCTCCTCCAGACGTTGTGTTCCATAGTGAAGAGTGTTGCCAAAACTTTCTTCTTCATTGATGACAACTTTTTGAATAAAGTCTTTGTTGCTATCCAGCTCAGGGTAGGCTGCGTTGAAATCATCAACGACTTTACTGGTGATACGGTTAAAAAACGGGCCTTTTTGATCCAGCAGTTTTCCGTGACGAAGGGCCCGCCGCATTATTTTACGCAATACATAACCACGCCCTTCGTTTGAGGGGATAACCCCATCACTGATTAGAAATGCCGAGGCACGTGCATGGTCTGTTAACACTCTTAAGGAGACGTCAGTTTCATCATTTTTGCCATATTCCTTACCGGTGATTCGTGCCGCCTCTTTGATGATTGACATCATGAGATCTGTATCATAGTTGTTGGTTCGGCCCTGGACAACTGCGGCCAACCTTTCTAATCCCATTCCTGTGTCTATGCAGGGATTTGGAAGAGGGGTGAGCTTGCCCGATTCATCGCGGTCATATTGCATGAATACCAGGTTCCAGATTTCCAGGAACCGGTCACAATCGCAACCGACCTCACAGGAAGCCTGACCACAACCAATATCCTTGCCCTGATCAATGAATATTTCTGAACAGGGTCCACAAGGACCAGTAGGGCCCATAGCCCAGAAATTGTCCTTGTCACCCATCCTGTAGATGCGTTCTCGCGGCATTTTTACTTCATCGACCCAAAGGTTGAACGCTTCGTCATCTTCTTTGAAGACGGAAATATATAAACGGTCGCGGGGCAGCCCTATGACATCAGTTAGAAATTCCCAACCAAAAAGAATAGCTTCTTTTTTGAAATAATCCCCAAATGAAAAATTGCCAAGCATTTCAAAGAAGGTATGATGCCGGGATGTTCGCCCTACCATTTCCAGGTCATTATGTTTTCCCCCGGCCCGAACACACTTTTGTACAGATACGGCGCGGTTATAGTCCTTATTCTCTTCTCCCAGAAACACGTCTTTAAACTGCACCATTCCGGCATTGGTGAACATGAGAGTCGGGTCATTTTGAGGCACCAGGGGATAGCTGGGCACAACAACATGTCCTCTCTCCTCAAAATACTGCAGGAATTTTTTTCTTATTTCATCAGAAGTCATAATTAAAGTAAGAACGCTTCGGGTAAGGGTTAAACGACACCTGCCTTGAGGACATCATGCAGATGGATGACTCCTTCAATTTCCTGGTCATCATTGGTCACTACCAGTGAAGTGATGGAATGGTCTTGCATAATTCTAACCGCTTTTGCCGCCAATGTGTCTTTCGAAATGGTTTTTGGGTTGCTTGCCATCATATCCATTGCACGTGCCTGAGATATATCTTTTTGTTTTTCAATCAGACGCCTGATATCACCATCGGTTATGATACCAAGAAGTTGATCCTGGTTTCCCAATACCAGAGCCATACCCAACCTTTTGTCAGAGATTTCTTTCAGTACTTGATAAACATCTGCGTCTTCTTTTATCCGGGGAACATCTTCGCCTGAATGCATGAGGTCACCGACTAATGTGAGAAGTTTCCTGCCAAGGCTACCACCGGGATGGTTGAGAGCGAATTCTTCTTCCTGAACTCCCCGGAGTTCCATGAATGCCATGGCAAGAGCATCTCCCATAGCAAGCGTAGCTGTTGTGCTGGCTGTGGGAACCAGGTCTTTAGAGCAGGCTTCTTGTTTAACACTTACATCAAGCACAAAATCGCTTCTTTTCGCCAGGCTGGAACGTATGTTGCCCGTCATCGCGACCAGGGTGCAAGGAATTCGATTGAAAATCGGGAGTAGTTTGACAACTTCTTCAGTTTCGCCACTGTTTGAAATGGCAATCACCATATCACCATCAGAAATCATTCCCAGGTCACCGTGACCAGCATCTGCCGCATGCAGAAATATAGAGGGGAGGCCTATGCTGGAAAATGTGGCTGAAATTTTTTTCCCGATCAGGCCAGACTTCCCAACTCCTGTTACAATAAGGTGTTTGCATTTGTTCAAATGATGTATAACCTCGATGAACTGAGAATCAATTCTTTTTCCCAACTCAGCTATAGCCTGACTCTCAACCTCCATAACCTTGCGGGCTGTGTTAAGGATCGACTGGGTTTGAGCATCCAAATTTTCTTTAGAATCTTTGAGGGCACGCATTTTTACTGGCGGCTCCAACTTAAGCCTTTTAATTCAAATAGTTCATAACCGGTTGAAATAATAATAATAACACAATTAATTAGACACGGTAAAGCCACGTCTTTATACTTGATCAGCGTTGTCAAACTTAAGAGGATTTTATGAGCAAAACCAAGTCCCTATATCTGATAGACGGGTCTTCTTACATTTTCAGGGCCTATTTCGGTATTCGACAGTTTCTATCTACCTCCACCGGTTTTCCCACCAATGCTTTGTACGGCTTCATCAATATGCTGCAAAAAGTGGTGAAAGATGAAAAACCGGATTATCTGGCTGTTGCTTTCGACAGCAAGGAAAAAACGTTTCGCCACAAGATTTATGCGGACTATAAGGCTAATAGAGAAGCACCTCCTGAAGACCTGGCAAAGCAGTTCCCGTTCTTTGAGCCTCTGGTTCAGGCTTATAACATTCATGGCGTTAAAGTTCCCGGTTACGAGGCAGACGATATTATTGGAACCCTGGCTAAAATGGCTGCGGCGGAAGGATTTCAGGTTGTTATCGTCAGCGGTGATAAAGATATGATGCAGTTAATCAGCCCTGGTATACGCATGCTGGATACCATGAAAAATAAATGGTTTGGTGAGGAAGATGTAAAGGAAAAATTTGGAGTGTCTCCTGACAAGGTGATTGAAGTTATGGGGTTAATGGGCGATTCCAGTGATCATATTCCCGGAGTTAAAGGAGTAGGGCCAAAAACTGCTTCTGAGCTCATCAGCAAATTTGGATCAATCCATGATCTTTATGACAGGATTGATGAGGTGGACAAGGCAAAGCTTAAGGAAAAACTGGTCAAGGATAAGGACATGGCATTGCTCAGCCGTCAACTGGTCACTATTAATACTGATATGGAACTTGAAACAAAACTGCAAGACCTCAAGTGTCAAGCTCCTGATAATACGAAACTGAAAGATCTATTTTCTGAATTTGAGTTTTCTTCTTTACTTGGGGAATTGGGTGAGGATCCTGAAGAGACCCCTCCTGCTATAGAGAGCCGGTATGAAACCATTCTCGCAAAATCCGATTTAGAAAAGTGGATTAAGAAACTGAAGGGATCAAAGGCTTTTGCCTTAGACCTTGAAACCACCAGCTTGCATCCTGTTAGAGCGCGGATCATAGGCATATCATTATCTTGTGAAGCAGGAAACGCCTGTTATATTCCGTTAGCCCACAGCTACCTTGGAGTTCCCGAACAGTTAGGGTTTGACCTGGTTTTGAAGAAACTCAAACCATTACTTGAAGACAAGAAAATTGGAAAAGTTGGCCAGAACATAAAATACGATTTGATTGTGTTACGTAACGAAGGCATCAATCTTAAGGGGGTGATCTTCGACACAATGCTGGCCTCTTATATTTTGAATCCGTCAGGCAGAAGGCACAATATGGACGATTTGGCCCGGGATTATCTTGGGCACACAACGATTAAATATAAAGATGTAGTGGGCACGGCTTCTAAGGAAATAGGGTTTGATGAAGTGTCGATTGAACGTGCCACCGAATATGCAGCGGAAGATGCAGATATTACCTGGAGATTGTATGAAAAACTTTCTCCCCTTTTAAAAGACAATGACCTGAAGTTGTTCCATGATTTAGAATTGCCGCTCATAGAAGTTTTGGCGGATATGGAAATCCATGGTGTGAAACTTGACCAAAAGCACCTGCAAAAACTTTCCCAAAAAATACACAACTTGATGGGAGATCGTGAAGAACAAATTTATTCTCTGGCTGGGGAGAAATTTAATATTAATTCTCCTAAACAGCTTTCGGTAATATTGTTTGAAAAACTCGAACTGCCGGTAATCAAAAAAACCAAAAGTGGATATTCGACCGATGTTTCGGTGCTTGAGCAATTGGCTGAAGAACACGATCTTCCTGAAATGATATTGATGTACAGACAATTGGGAAAATTAAAATCCACTTACATTGATGCTTTACAGGAAGATATCTACAGCAAAACCGGGCGAGTACACACTTCTTTCAATCAGACTGTAGCTGCAACAGGAAGGTTGAGCAGTAGCAACCCGAACCTGCAGAATATTCCGATACGCACTGAACTGGGACGTGAAATAAGAAAAGCCTTTATTGCCGAAGGTGATAATCATCTGCTTTCAGCCGACTACTCCCAGGTGGAGCTCAGGGTTCTTGCCCATCTTTCTGAAGATGAGGCTTTGATGGATGCATTTCAGATGGGAGAAGACATACATACACGTACTGCTTGTGAAATATTCGGGACCACTCCGGCTCGTCTTGATGAGGAAGCGAGAAGAATGGCCAAGGCGGTAAACTTTGGCATCGTTTATGGTTTGAGTGCATTTGGTCTTTCTCGTCAGTTGAAGATCTTTCCCAAAGAAGCAAAAAAATTCATCGACCAATATTTTGCCCTGTATAGAAGAGTCAAGGTCTATATGGAGGAAACCATCGCTCAGGCCAGGGAAGCTGGATATACAGAAACGCTTATGAACCGGAAACGCTATTTACCAGATCTTAATAGCCAGAACAGGCAAGTGCGTGAGGCGGCAGAAAGAATAGCGATTAATTCTCCGGTTCAGGGAAGCGCGGCAGACTTGATCAAGCTGGCAATGATTCAACTGGAAACAAAAATCAGAAAGAAAAAATTAAAATCCAGAATGATCTTGCAAGTGCATGACGAACTGGTTTTTGAATGCCCGGAAGAAGAGGAAAAGACAATGAAGGAACTGGTTAAAAAGGAAATGGAAGAAGTAGTTCCTCTTAAAGTTCCTTTGCTTGTGGATATTGGTTGGGGAAAAAACTGGAACACGGCTCATTAACCAGCCTTCGGCTGGCGGGAATGTCGGGGGGAGGTGCATTGGTTTGACAAAAGAGCGATTGCAATTTGGTCAGGAAGGCGAGTCTGCAGCGCTCGATTTTTTGAAAAAAAAGAGTTACCGAATACTTGAAAAGAACTTTCGGTCAAAATTAGGTGAAATCGATATAATTGCGGACCATAAGGGAGTGATCGTTTTTATTGAGGTCAAAGCCCGATCGAATCATGAATATGGTCATCCGTTTATTGCGTTGACCCCGACCAAACAGAAAAAGATTATTCAAACAGCCCAAAGCTTTCTGTCTCAGAAGAGGATCGTAGATAAGCCTGTTCGGTTTGATGTTATAGCCATGACCATGGATCCTTCAAATACCTGGAAAATTGAATTGCTGGAAAATGCTTTTCAATTATGACTTCTATGTCTTATTAAGGACATTCGACAATCTGTAATATTATGGATGTAAACCCAAATGATATTTCTGTAACAATTATCTTGGGTGATTTGCGACTTTTTAAGAATTCTGGCATCTATTATAATGAAGCAGGATGTTGTGTTTCAGCTAGATAACCAAATTGGATAGGAGAAAACTCCATTGAATTTTATAAAGCGTTTTTTTACGGGTATGAAACAGGAAGTCGAGACACCGATGACAACAGATCAGCCAGAGGAGGGAGCCACTAAGCCTGAAGAAGAAACTG from Nitrospinota bacterium includes the following:
- a CDS encoding KpsF/GutQ family sugar-phosphate isomerase; the protein is MRALKDSKENLDAQTQSILNTARKVMEVESQAIAELGKRIDSQFIEVIHHLNKCKHLIVTGVGKSGLIGKKISATFSSIGLPSIFLHAADAGHGDLGMISDGDMVIAISNSGETEEVVKLLPIFNRIPCTLVAMTGNIRSSLAKRSDFVLDVSVKQEACSKDLVPTASTTATLAMGDALAMAFMELRGVQEEEFALNHPGGSLGRKLLTLVGDLMHSGEDVPRIKEDADVYQVLKEISDKRLGMALVLGNQDQLLGIITDGDIRRLIEKQKDISQARAMDMMASNPKTISKDTLAAKAVRIMQDHSITSLVVTNDDQEIEGVIHLHDVLKAGVV
- a CDS encoding YraN family protein, translating into MTKERLQFGQEGESAALDFLKKKSYRILEKNFRSKLGEIDIIADHKGVIVFIEVKARSNHEYGHPFIALTPTKQKKIIQTAQSFLSQKRIVDKPVRFDVIAMTMDPSNTWKIELLENAFQL
- a CDS encoding peptidoglycan DD-metalloendopeptidase family protein codes for the protein MRRNGCMADPLHEDSTNSKKSKNIYGRRWIWFAGVTLISFFGIGATHHFQKEPVKLAHKPQVKKLDFPAKEVKLPEQPESEIESQQVPEKEVYRLVKGDVTRNQSLSHLMRGQGIPLKTVFELVEQSRPTYNLSRLRVGQPYSIKLTADNRLAAFTYQTDKNHELLIERQGSRFVSRMVEPHYEAQLDILEGVIEENLINAVLDAGGSYKIATDLEEIFAWQVNFFKDLRAGDSFKVLVEKKFLEQEFSGFGKIRAVTLLNRGKSLSAIYFKPEGEHGGYYAADGRPLKKQFLKSPLKYTRITSRFTHRRFHPIYKKHMAHRAVDYAAPTGTPVYAISDGEVINISRSARSGKHIKLKHPNGYVSSYSHLSRYATNLFRGKKVQQGQVIGYVGATGAATGPHLCFHLRKNGRSINPLTFQSPGGPDLEEKSKKAFRLIAQKEMQRLNHPEFLKSQFS
- the polA gene encoding DNA polymerase I; the protein is MSKTKSLYLIDGSSYIFRAYFGIRQFLSTSTGFPTNALYGFINMLQKVVKDEKPDYLAVAFDSKEKTFRHKIYADYKANREAPPEDLAKQFPFFEPLVQAYNIHGVKVPGYEADDIIGTLAKMAAAEGFQVVIVSGDKDMMQLISPGIRMLDTMKNKWFGEEDVKEKFGVSPDKVIEVMGLMGDSSDHIPGVKGVGPKTASELISKFGSIHDLYDRIDEVDKAKLKEKLVKDKDMALLSRQLVTINTDMELETKLQDLKCQAPDNTKLKDLFSEFEFSSLLGELGEDPEETPPAIESRYETILAKSDLEKWIKKLKGSKAFALDLETTSLHPVRARIIGISLSCEAGNACYIPLAHSYLGVPEQLGFDLVLKKLKPLLEDKKIGKVGQNIKYDLIVLRNEGINLKGVIFDTMLASYILNPSGRRHNMDDLARDYLGHTTIKYKDVVGTASKEIGFDEVSIERATEYAAEDADITWRLYEKLSPLLKDNDLKLFHDLELPLIEVLADMEIHGVKLDQKHLQKLSQKIHNLMGDREEQIYSLAGEKFNINSPKQLSVILFEKLELPVIKKTKSGYSTDVSVLEQLAEEHDLPEMILMYRQLGKLKSTYIDALQEDIYSKTGRVHTSFNQTVAATGRLSSSNPNLQNIPIRTELGREIRKAFIAEGDNHLLSADYSQVELRVLAHLSEDEALMDAFQMGEDIHTRTACEIFGTTPARLDEEARRMAKAVNFGIVYGLSAFGLSRQLKIFPKEAKKFIDQYFALYRRVKVYMEETIAQAREAGYTETLMNRKRYLPDLNSQNRQVREAAERIAINSPVQGSAADLIKLAMIQLETKIRKKKLKSRMILQVHDELVFECPEEEEKTMKELVKKEMEEVVPLKVPLLVDIGWGKNWNTAH
- the alaS gene encoding alanine--tRNA ligase; amino-acid sequence: MTSDEIRKKFLQYFEERGHVVVPSYPLVPQNDPTLMFTNAGMVQFKDVFLGEENKDYNRAVSVQKCVRAGGKHNDLEMVGRTSRHHTFFEMLGNFSFGDYFKKEAILFGWEFLTDVIGLPRDRLYISVFKEDDEAFNLWVDEVKMPRERIYRMGDKDNFWAMGPTGPCGPCSEIFIDQGKDIGCGQASCEVGCDCDRFLEIWNLVFMQYDRDESGKLTPLPNPCIDTGMGLERLAAVVQGRTNNYDTDLMMSIIKEAARITGKEYGKNDETDVSLRVLTDHARASAFLISDGVIPSNEGRGYVLRKIMRRALRHGKLLDQKGPFFNRITSKVVDDFNAAYPELDSNKDFIQKVVINEEESFGNTLHYGTQRLEEILEKVRNEKLTAIPGEEIFKLYDTYGFPTDLVEETAKDNGLKLDMEGYTRAMNEQKTKAMASWKGSGEKEVAPFYKEFLQSSSMTIFEGYANTKGAGRVMAILKNQTSVDSANTGEEIEFLTDKTPFYGESGGQVGDAGQASNENVQLEIVNATKPLPGLIVHKAKVVRGTLQKGDNLVLEVNNHTRGDTALNHSATHLLHAALKEVLGEHIKQAGSLVAPDRLRFDYTHFSPLTDKEKVRIESRVNEKIRNNIQVTTQEMDIDNAIKEGAMALFGEKYGDTVRVVDVPGFSKELCGGTHVKATGDIGLFRITSEGGIASGVRRIEAVTGETAYETIRAEQESLAAVRGLLKAPTNEEVIKLKKLLEKNRQMEKEITSLKEKMVSGKESSGLDEVQKVGDVSLVIKKLEGMDAKTLRTFIDNAKNQLKSGIVVVGSVTDGKVSMAAGVTKDLTQKYHAGNIIKNIAVIVGGSGGGRPDMAQAGGSLVDKLDEALKKAEELIRST